CCGTTCGAGACACCGTCTTCGACGCCGACCTGCTGGCCGAAATCGACGACGGCCCCGACACCGAATTCGCATCGTTTTTCGCGGAGATAAGCGCTGCCGTCCGCGAGTTTAACAAGGAGTCACAGGGCCGAGACAGAACGACGCAACCGGACGCAGGCCTGATGGCTGCACTTATCGAACCGGCCCTCATCGAATCGGCCGCGACGTACCACGTCGATGTCGACGAACGAGAAGGGTTGACCCGCGGATACACTTTGGTGGACGAGGACGACGTCACAGACGGCGAGGCCAGAACGACCGTGATCGAGTCGTTCGATACCGCCTCGTTCCACCGGATGTTCAAGGACATGTTGTTCGAATCGACCCCGACGGAGTCCCTATAACCGGATCGACTCTGTCGTCCGGCGTTTGTCGATCGAGAAGAGTGAACATGCTCGGAAGTGGACAGTTGGTATCTCGATGGGAAATTTTTACCCAGTAGTTTCCCATCGATAGATTGTGAAAACAGTTTTCCACGTTAGTGATGGAGCGGACGAGATACAGGACGCTGCGATCCGATATGCGGGCGGGATCTTTGAGGATGAGTCCGTCGATATCGACGCTGTTGCGGTAGTTGCGAACGCATCGGGAATCGAACTCGTTCGGACGGACTCAGCCTTCGCCGAGGAGATCGGTGCGCTCTCGGAAGGCGACGTTCGATTCATCGCGTGTGAAAAATCGATGGAAGCCGCCGGATTGACGTCCGACGATATTCTTGATACCGTCGACACAGCCCCCACCTCCGTCGGGGTGCTTACCAGGTTACAAGAAGAGGAGTATCGGTATATCAAAGTACCGTAGTTTTCGTACAGATTCGGAACGAACGCTTCGTCATCCGGGGTTCCACCGAGGACTCCCCCCACCCCGAATGCTGGTTTCATCGATGGCAAAAACGCGTGGGGACATGAGTAGCGGTCGAGAGTGGATGCTCTTGGTGTATCTGAGACCAGGGGACGAACAGATGGCATGAATGTTATCAGGTTCGGCATCTGTCCCTCTTACCTTTTAATGATCTAAAGACGTACCGTGTCCCGACGATGCTATACGACCACGTCGCCGATCTCGATCTCCAGATCGATGGGTATGACCTCGAACGACACGAACGGGATACATCTAGCGGGTTCGTCAGGGCGACGACCGTCGTCTCGTTACACGGCGATGGTGAGATCGGGCAGGGCGAGGACGTGACGTACGACAACGATGCCCATGACACGCTTTACGAGTCCTCGGAGGAATTTTCCCTCACAGGGAAGTACACGCTCGATGAATTCTCCGAGCAGCTCTCCGGGATCGATTTCTTCCTCGGAGACGAGCCAAATCAAACGATCTTCCGGAACTATCGACAGTGGGCGTTCGAAAGCGCCGCCCTGGATCTCGCATTGAAACAAGCCGATACTGATCTCGCTACCCAACTTGACCGCGAGTATAACCCGGTACGGTTCGTCGTGAGTACGCGACTCGACGACCCACCAACCGGCGACCGTATCATCGACTGGCTCGATCGGAATCCAAATTTGGAGTTCAAGCTCGATCCCACATCTGACTGGACCGACGACGTCGTCGATCGGTTGGCTGCGACTGACGCAGTTCGAACGCTCGATCTGAAAGGCCAGTACCACGGGACGACTGTGGATCAGCCTGCCGATCCCGCGCTCTACGAACGAGTCGTCAAGGGATTCCCGGACGCGCTCATCGAAGATCCAGCACTGAACGATGAAACACGGCCGCTATTTGAGGGACAGGAAGGACGTGTAACGTGGGATTACCCCATCCGCAGTGTTGAGACGGTTACGGAACTACCGTGGGAACCGAAGTGGCTCAACATCAAGCCGTCGCGGTTCGGCTCGGTTCAGTCGTTGCTCGAGACGATCGATTACTGTCACAACCACGATATCCAGATGTTCGGCGGCGGCCAGTTCGAACTCGATGTCGGTCGAGGACATATTCACGCAGTTGCATCGCTGTTCTACCCGGACGCGCCGAACGATGTGGCTCCGAAAGCATACAATGACCCAGATCCCAGTGGTAATCTGCCGTCGAGTCCGCTTTCGCCACCAGAAACGCCGCAGGGACTCGAATGGGAATGAAAAAAGAAACAGAACCAAACCGGCAATCAGTGTCGTCTCATCGCCTTCGATGATCTCTTGGAAACGGAGTTCGTCACACGCCGAGTTGACGAAGACGCACCTTTCGCCACACATCATACATTCACGGAACAGGGGCAATCGCATTGTTCCGTCTTCGATGAAACCGAAGCTTGGTCGAACGGGTGGCTATAGACTCAAAGTTGAAACAGTTGACTTAGACCCGGTTACACTCTGCTGCTGTAGACACCGATGTCTGTGTCGTCATCAGTTACGTGTGACTCCTCTGGAGTTCTGGTCTGCAGTCTCCAGTAGCTCTTGGTAGCGATTCCGGATCGTTACCTCACTCACATCCGTTACCTCGGAAACCTCGCTCTGCGTCATCTTTTCGTCGGTGAGCAATCCGGCTGCGTAGAGCGCCGCTCCAGCGAGCCCGACCGGACTTTTTCCGCTGTGGACGTTTGCCGCCTTCGCTGACTGAAGGAGTTCATGAGCACGTGTCTCGAGTTCGTCGCTGACGTCGAGTGCGGATGCGTACTTCGCAATGTAGTCCTCGGAATTCGGCGGTTGGATTTCAAGACCTAGTTCCCGGCCGAGATATCGGTAAGCGCGCTTGAACTCCACCTTGTCGACTCGGCTGACGGCTGCGACCTCGTCGACTGATCGGGGGACCGCTGCCTGGCGGATTGCGGCATAGATCGCGGCGGTCGCGATACCCTCGATGGATCGGCCGGGGAGGAGGTCCTCCTTTAGTGCGCGGCGATAGATGACGCTCGCCGTCTCTCGAACAGTCTTCGGTACGCCGAGGGCGGATCCCATTCGTTCGATCTCGCCGAGTGCTTGCTTGAGATTGCGTTCTTTGGAGTTGCGCGTGCGGAAACGCTCGTCCCATGTTCGTAAGCGCTGCATCTTCTGGCGCTGGCGTGATGAGAGAGACCGACCGTGAGTGTCACGGTTCTGCCATCCAATCTTGGTCGACAGCCCGTTATCGTGCAGTAGCTTCGTCGTCGGAGCACCGACACGAGCCTTCTGATCGCGTTCTTCGCTGTTGAATGCGCGCCAATCGGGACCGTGATCGATTTCACCTTCGTCGACGACGAGACCGCACTCCCGGCACACGGTCTCACCGTGTGCAGTATCGTGAGTAAGCGATCCGCCACACTCAGGACAAACGCGTTGCTTCTCGGTCGATGTTGTTGATTCTTCGTGTTCGTTCTCGGTCGATACGGTCGATTTCGTGGTTAACTGCGCAGTCGTGTTGGTATCCTTGTGAGTGGCATTCTGGTGTTCGGGTGGATGGCCCGAACTACTCTTGCTGCACTCTGATATAAGGGTACCACGACCATGAGTCTTTGGTTGGCATGAACCAAATAGAGATTTCGACTACACCAGTACTCATCTCAAAAAGACATTATTAAGGATAGTACTCGACTTTTTCGCTATATCGGCCTTCAACAGCCAAAGTCTATTAGCTTAGCATGAGCTAAGATATGATATGCGCGAGTTCATCTTTACGATCGAGTACGATCCGGGAATCGATCCGATTACAGACATATTCATCGATTATCCAGCGACGATGGCTAAATCACTCGCCTGCTGTGTGACGGCTCGGAGTATGTGGCGAGTTGATCGGATCACTGGTCCAACAGACGCACTGTCGTCATTAGAGACGATTTATCTCGATTCAAAGCACTGTAATGAGTGTCTCGGCTCACGAAACTGCCACACACCCAGTGAGTATGCGGAGTTAGATAGCGATACTAATCAGCGAACGATCTATACGTATCAGCCTGAAATCGAAGGCTGTCATTCGGTTCCCTATCGCGCAGCACAACAGCTCGGTGATGGTTTACTCTTCCAAACGACACGCAACGAATCCCAGTACGAGTGGCGTATTCTCATGCGCGATAAGACAGCAGTTGGCGAACTTTACGACACGATTCAACAGGAGCTCCGCGATGGTGTACGGATTGAACTCGATCAACTAGGCACGCCAGCTCATTGGTGTGAAGAGGCCGTCACCATCGCCGACCTGCCATACGCACAACGAGAGGCACTCATCGCTGCTGTCGAACAGGGATATTACGAGACGCCCCGTGAGACGTCGGTCGAAGACATTGCTGATAGTGTCGGTGTTCCGCGTTCGACCCTACAGTATCGATTGCAGCGTGCCGAATCATGGCTCGCGACACGCTTCATGAGCGAATCATATTCGTGAGTAACTAACTTGTCGGAAGTCGAAGTAGTCGTGTTGCGGGTGGGGTTTCACTCAACACGGCGTGTCTTGCTCCATACGTATATCGTGTGTCCATCCCGTGTGCACGAGGCTCGATCACTGCGGTATTCTGCCAACGAGAGAAATAACAGGCCCGCTGTCGCTGTTCTACGGTTGGTCGTCCATTTCCATTGCGGCAACGAGTTCATCCGGAAGCGCGCCGATCTGCATGAGCATGCCCAGGATATTGACTTCTTGCCACGTTTCGGCGAGTTTCCCGTCTTCAAACCGGTTGATGTCGATCCCCGTGACGGTTACCTCTTCATGCGTTGGATCAATCCCCATCATTTCCCCGACGTGTTCTCCCGTCTGTGACCACCGACCGATCACATAATCGTCGGTTGAAATGAGTTGCTCGGTTACTATCGGTCCATCTATGATGCCAGCACCCATCTCGGCCATTTCTCGATAGACGTCACGACCGCGCATCGGTTCTGGCATGGATTGGTCGTGCAAAACGTAGTCTTCGGCAACCAATTCGTCGATCGCATCGAAGTTGTGGTGTTCCCAGACCTCCTCGTTGAGACGGTGCGTGAGTTGCTCGTTTTCTTTCGTTTTAGTGCTCATAATTGTCTCTCCTCGTGTCCGCAGCGTTTCGACGCCATCCCAGTGCTTAGTTATGAAGTCGGGGAGGGAGAATCGTGTCGGCATACCGTTTTCCAACCGTACATTGCGCAATCCGACCAGAACTGTCATCCTCCTAGAGTGCCATTATGACGTCTCTCGGAGACGTCTACACTCACTATCCAGATGAAAGTACGAATGGTTGCGAGTATCGTGTCGCGTCTTATTACTCGTCTATGACGTATCTGTGGCAATTTTCCATTGATTTGCACGCTCGGTGTCCCGTGTATTTCCATCGATTCTTAGGAATAGAGAATGCGATAGTTCCATCGGAGTCACGGTTCGACGATTCCCCCATCGCCTTCCGTTTCGATCGTTACTACACTGTTCGCCGCTGAATCAGTGCAATCGACTTCATTGGGACGATCCGGAACAGCTACCTTATCGATCATAGCGTGACATCCACGGAACCCCGTTTTCGGAGGAGTAGATGCCGATGTCACGGGTTTTCTCATTCGGTTTCGACCGAATCACTGAGGAACTGTCGAATCAGGTGCACCGTCGTCCCGAATTCGTCGCGTCGAATGCAGTGACCTGCATTTGTGACGTGTTCCAACCGGGCATCGTCGAAGCGATCGACACGCTCTCGATCGAGGGCACGTTGGTCGTCGTCGACGTCGGCCCTCAGTATGAGCGTCGGGCAGGTGATTTTCGAAAACGTAGTCGATGGTCGGCGGTATCCGTTGCGGAAAATCTCTGTAACGTCAGTGGATACTCGTCGACGGGCATGGAAGAGATACTCCTTCCATGCTTCGTGTTCGAACGACTCCAATAGCGCGGTGCACGATTGATTGTGCCACGATTCGATCAGTTCTCGCACGTTAAATATCCGCTCCTCGGAGGCGCGTTCGTGAATGCCA
The window above is part of the Haladaptatus caseinilyticus genome. Proteins encoded here:
- a CDS encoding helix-turn-helix domain-containing protein, which produces MREFIFTIEYDPGIDPITDIFIDYPATMAKSLACCVTARSMWRVDRITGPTDALSSLETIYLDSKHCNECLGSRNCHTPSEYAELDSDTNQRTIYTYQPEIEGCHSVPYRAAQQLGDGLLFQTTRNESQYEWRILMRDKTAVGELYDTIQQELRDGVRIELDQLGTPAHWCEEAVTIADLPYAQREALIAAVEQGYYETPRETSVEDIADSVGVPRSTLQYRLQRAESWLATRFMSESYS
- a CDS encoding ester cyclase, with the protein product MSTKTKENEQLTHRLNEEVWEHHNFDAIDELVAEDYVLHDQSMPEPMRGRDVYREMAEMGAGIIDGPIVTEQLISTDDYVIGRWSQTGEHVGEMMGIDPTHEEVTVTGIDINRFEDGKLAETWQEVNILGMLMQIGALPDELVAAMEMDDQP
- a CDS encoding DsrE family protein, with the protein product MKTVFHVSDGADEIQDAAIRYAGGIFEDESVDIDAVAVVANASGIELVRTDSAFAEEIGALSEGDVRFIACEKSMEAAGLTSDDILDTVDTAPTSVGVLTRLQEEEYRYIKVP
- a CDS encoding alpha/beta fold hydrolase, encoding METNGIDIHYYRTGNPDGVTLVLAHGLYDDGRCFAPTMAEFTDQFDVIAIDARGHGLSDAPSIGYTIDDRVADLAGLLDELSIDSPILWGHSMVGNTVACLAATYPTLPRTLVLEDPAGMLHGIHERASEERIFNVRELIESWHNQSCTALLESFEHEAWKEYLFHARRRVSTDVTEIFRNGYRRPSTTFSKITCPTLILRADVDDDQRALDRERVDRFDDARLEHVTNAGHCIRRDEFGTTVHLIRQFLSDSVETE
- a CDS encoding enolase-like domain-containing protein; translation: MLYDHVADLDLQIDGYDLERHERDTSSGFVRATTVVSLHGDGEIGQGEDVTYDNDAHDTLYESSEEFSLTGKYTLDEFSEQLSGIDFFLGDEPNQTIFRNYRQWAFESAALDLALKQADTDLATQLDREYNPVRFVVSTRLDDPPTGDRIIDWLDRNPNLEFKLDPTSDWTDDVVDRLAATDAVRTLDLKGQYHGTTVDQPADPALYERVVKGFPDALIEDPALNDETRPLFEGQEGRVTWDYPIRSVETVTELPWEPKWLNIKPSRFGSVQSLLETIDYCHNHDIQMFGGGQFELDVGRGHIHAVASLFYPDAPNDVAPKAYNDPDPSGNLPSSPLSPPETPQGLEWE
- a CDS encoding transcription initiation factor IIB, which codes for MSECSKSSSGHPPEHQNATHKDTNTTAQLTTKSTVSTENEHEESTTSTEKQRVCPECGGSLTHDTAHGETVCRECGLVVDEGEIDHGPDWRAFNSEERDQKARVGAPTTKLLHDNGLSTKIGWQNRDTHGRSLSSRQRQKMQRLRTWDERFRTRNSKERNLKQALGEIERMGSALGVPKTVRETASVIYRRALKEDLLPGRSIEGIATAAIYAAIRQAAVPRSVDEVAAVSRVDKVEFKRAYRYLGRELGLEIQPPNSEDYIAKYASALDVSDELETRAHELLQSAKAANVHSGKSPVGLAGAALYAAGLLTDEKMTQSEVSEVTDVSEVTIRNRYQELLETADQNSRGVTRN